A genomic segment from Rubrobacter tropicus encodes:
- the purB gene encoding adenylosuccinate lyase produces MIERYTLPEIGSVWTEEAKYRAWLKVEIAVCRARAELGEIPSKEVEELADKADFSVERIHEIEEETNHDVIAFVTNVAENAGDVARHFHFGLTSSDVLDTAGALQLRDALELIRGEAKNMTLLLTEMALEHRETVMVGRTHGVHAEPMVLGHKLAVWAFEMERNLERLGRAEEAASVGKISGAVGVYGNVDPKVEALTCENLGISSSPASTQVVQRDRHAEVLSALAILGSTMEKIALEVRGAQRTEIRELSEPFGRGQKGSSAMPHKKNPILCERLCGMARLMRGYAQVGFENNALWQERDISHSSAERVVLPDATILAFYMLRTTQRVLRGLQVHRDRMLENLNIGGGIVFSGRVLLALVEAGMARDDAYAVVQGAAMRAWEGEGGFRELLKSREEVREHLDGDLDELFDPAHALRNAHVVFERVEKLKERLEDA; encoded by the coding sequence ATGATCGAACGCTACACCCTACCTGAGATAGGCAGCGTCTGGACGGAAGAGGCGAAGTACCGGGCCTGGCTGAAAGTCGAGATCGCCGTCTGCCGGGCGAGGGCGGAGCTTGGCGAGATCCCATCCAAAGAAGTCGAGGAGCTGGCCGATAAGGCGGATTTCTCCGTGGAGCGCATCCACGAGATCGAAGAAGAGACCAACCACGACGTCATCGCTTTCGTGACGAACGTCGCGGAGAACGCGGGAGACGTCGCCCGCCACTTCCACTTCGGCCTTACGAGCTCGGACGTGCTGGACACGGCCGGGGCCCTGCAACTGCGGGACGCCCTGGAACTTATCCGGGGCGAGGCGAAGAATATGACGCTGCTGCTAACGGAGATGGCGCTGGAGCATCGCGAGACCGTCATGGTCGGGCGGACGCACGGGGTCCACGCGGAGCCGATGGTGCTGGGGCACAAGCTGGCCGTTTGGGCCTTCGAGATGGAACGGAATTTAGAGCGGCTCGGGCGGGCGGAGGAGGCGGCCTCGGTCGGCAAGATCTCCGGCGCCGTCGGCGTCTACGGGAACGTGGACCCGAAGGTCGAAGCCCTGACTTGCGAGAACCTCGGCATCTCGTCTTCACCCGCCTCGACGCAGGTAGTGCAGCGGGACCGGCACGCGGAGGTCTTGTCCGCGCTGGCTATCCTCGGTTCGACGATGGAGAAGATCGCGCTCGAGGTACGGGGGGCGCAGAGGACGGAGATCCGGGAGCTCTCCGAGCCTTTCGGGCGCGGCCAGAAGGGCTCATCGGCGATGCCCCACAAGAAGAACCCGATCCTCTGCGAGCGTCTCTGCGGCATGGCCCGCCTGATGCGCGGCTACGCTCAAGTGGGCTTCGAGAACAACGCCCTCTGGCAGGAGCGCGACATAAGCCACTCATCCGCAGAGCGCGTCGTCCTGCCCGACGCCACCATCCTGGCCTTCTACATGCTGCGCACGACGCAGCGCGTCCTGCGCGGCCTCCAGGTCCACCGGGACAGGATGCTGGAGAACCTCAACATCGGGGGCGGCATCGTCTTCTCGGGCCGCGTCCTGCTCGCCCTCGTCGAGGCGGGCATGGCCCGCGACGACGCCTACGCGGTCGTCCAGGGGGCCGCGATGCGGGCCTGGGAGGGCGAGGGCGGCTTCAGGGAGCTCCTAAAGAGCCGGGAAGAGGTCCGCGAACATCTGGATGGTGACCTGGACGAGCTCTTCGACCCGGCGCACGCGCTCCGCAACGCCCACGTCGTCTTCGAGCGGGTGGAGAAGCTGAAGGAGAGGTTGGAAGATGCCTGA
- the purC gene encoding phosphoribosylaminoimidazolesuccinocarboxamide synthase, with protein sequence MPETLLYEGKAKRVFATDDEAVLLHRYKDDATAYNAQKRGSWKDKGRTNATMSAAMFTYLEANGVPSHFVEQVDETTIKTKKLTMLPVEVVVRNLAAGSLSRLLGFEEGRRLKAPIVELCYKNDALGDPLLNWHHFRELGVSDEDLEFCEELGLRVNGILAPFFDERGVTLVDFKIEVGRDADGQLMLADEISPDTCRFWDKETGERLDKDRFRRDLGGMEEAYAEMLRRVTGRPSAISGQQSAREGDDS encoded by the coding sequence ATGCCTGAGACCCTTCTCTACGAGGGCAAGGCGAAAAGAGTCTTCGCCACGGACGACGAGGCGGTCCTGCTCCACCGCTACAAGGACGACGCAACGGCCTACAACGCCCAGAAGCGCGGCTCGTGGAAGGACAAGGGCAGGACCAACGCCACCATGAGCGCCGCCATGTTCACCTACCTCGAGGCGAACGGCGTCCCGAGCCACTTCGTGGAGCAGGTAGACGAGACGACCATAAAGACAAAAAAGCTGACCATGCTCCCCGTCGAGGTCGTAGTCCGCAACCTCGCGGCGGGCTCGCTCTCTCGCCTGCTCGGGTTCGAGGAAGGGCGCAGGCTCAAGGCGCCCATAGTGGAGCTCTGCTACAAGAACGACGCTCTGGGAGACCCGCTCCTGAACTGGCACCACTTCCGCGAGCTCGGCGTCTCCGACGAGGACCTCGAGTTCTGCGAGGAGCTCGGCCTCAGGGTAAACGGCATCCTGGCCCCCTTCTTCGACGAGAGGGGCGTCACGCTGGTGGACTTCAAGATAGAGGTGGGCCGCGACGCGGACGGCCAGCTGATGCTGGCAGACGAGATCTCCCCCGACACCTGCCGCTTCTGGGACAAGGAGACGGGCGAGAGGTTGGATAAGGACCGGTTTCGAAGGGACCTCGGCGGGATGGAGGAGGCGTACGCCGAGATGCTCCGTCGAGTGACGGGGCGGCCATCAGCTATCAGCGGTCAGCAGTCAGCCAGAGAAGGGGACGATAGTTGA
- the purS gene encoding phosphoribosylformylglycinamidine synthase subunit PurS, giving the protein MADSLKVRVLVRPKEGILDPQGEAVRGALPALGFGGVKTVHIGRLIEMEVESADEVDAMCRRLLSNPTIEEYEWEVVS; this is encoded by the coding sequence ATGGCTGACAGCTTGAAAGTTCGTGTCCTCGTCCGTCCCAAGGAAGGCATCCTGGATCCTCAAGGCGAAGCCGTTCGTGGAGCCCTGCCCGCCCTGGGGTTCGGTGGGGTCAAGACCGTGCATATCGGGCGTCTGATCGAGATGGAGGTCGAGAGCGCGGACGAGGTCGACGCGATGTGCCGCCGGCTGCTCTCCAATCCCACCATCGAGGAGTACGAGTGGGAGGTGGTCTCGTGA
- the purQ gene encoding phosphoribosylformylglycinamidine synthase subunit PurQ, giving the protein MRIGVTVFPGSNCDRDALYAVERMGAEPVGLWHAEADLKGVDAVIVPGGFSYGDYLRPGAIARFAGVMGPLEEFANEGGPVLGVCNGFQVLCEAHLLPGALLQNTHMRFVCDRVRVRVETTGTPWTAGGEVGEELTLPVAHNEGNYFADAETLARLEDEDRVVLRYVENPNGSANDIAGVCSEGRNVVGVMPHPERVSDPALGSDEGLKILRSVLVGAGV; this is encoded by the coding sequence GTGAGGATCGGGGTTACCGTGTTTCCGGGATCCAACTGCGACAGGGACGCGCTCTACGCGGTCGAGAGGATGGGGGCGGAGCCGGTCGGGCTTTGGCACGCCGAGGCGGACCTGAAGGGGGTCGACGCCGTGATCGTGCCTGGCGGGTTTTCGTACGGCGACTACCTCCGTCCCGGCGCCATCGCCCGCTTCGCCGGCGTGATGGGGCCCCTGGAGGAGTTCGCGAACGAGGGAGGTCCCGTCCTCGGCGTCTGCAACGGGTTCCAGGTTCTTTGCGAGGCCCACCTGCTGCCGGGGGCGCTTCTCCAGAACACGCACATGCGCTTTGTCTGCGACCGCGTGCGGGTTCGGGTCGAGACGACGGGCACGCCCTGGACGGCGGGGGGCGAGGTGGGCGAGGAGCTTACGCTGCCGGTCGCCCACAACGAGGGGAACTATTTCGCGGACGCCGAGACGCTCGCCCGCCTGGAGGACGAGGACCGGGTGGTGCTGCGTTACGTGGAGAACCCGAACGGGTCGGCCAACGACATCGCGGGGGTCTGCAGCGAGGGGCGGAACGTCGTAGGGGTCATGCCGCACCCCGAGCGGGTCTCGGACCCGGCGCTGGGCTCGGACGAGGGGCTCAAGATCCTGCGCTCCGTGCTGGTCGGAGCGGGCGTCTGA
- the purL gene encoding phosphoribosylformylglycinamidine synthase subunit PurL: protein MQETYSALGLSDGEYERILGLMGREPNYLELSLFSVMWSEHCGYKNSRPLLRRFPNEGPRVLQGPGENAGVVEVGDGWALAFKMESHNHPSAVEPYEGAATGVGGIIRDILAMGARPVALLDSLRFGPLGEERNRYLFREVVRGIGGYGNAVGVPTVGGEVEFSPAYSGNPLVNAMCVGLIRVEDLMRSRATGEGNAVVLLGSKTGRDGIHGATFASDELTEESESRRSNVQVGDPFAEKMLIECCLELLKQDLLVSLQDLGAAGITSSASEMAASGGVGIDIEVEKVPRRETGMEPWEVMISESQERMLAVVEPERVDEALALAERYGIGGTVVGRVAGHGDLRVVENGEVVGTVPAEHLADAPVYEREVVRPAYLDEVQEFDVAEIPEPEDYNEVLLKMLSHPNLRSRRSIYSQYDHQVGTDTVVLPGADAAVMRIKGTKRGFAVTTDGRGRHCYLDPRGGGAATVAEAYRNLSCVGAEPVAVTDCLNFGSPEKRAGYYQLAECIEGMSEACEAFGTPVVSGNVSLFNETDRGPIYPTPTVGMVGVFEDVSRYATPGFKREGDIVVAIGRGWRASLAGSDYLEIANERAVGVPPAPDLASEKRYADLVRHLISEGMIDTAHDVSAGGEIVALAEMALAGGLGIDYEEVEVEPLVGGKGGGRADVGLFGENGLSFIVAVPEERWVALQNALRDVPYDSIARVGGDRLILPGLIDVGIDELREAYGQDLFGIPGEVVGGSEAVG, encoded by the coding sequence ATCCAGGAGACATACAGCGCCCTCGGCCTCTCGGATGGCGAGTACGAACGCATCCTGGGGCTTATGGGCCGGGAGCCGAACTACCTGGAACTCTCGCTGTTCTCCGTGATGTGGAGCGAGCATTGCGGCTACAAGAACTCGCGCCCGCTCCTGCGGCGCTTCCCGAACGAGGGGCCGCGGGTCCTGCAGGGACCCGGCGAGAACGCGGGCGTGGTCGAGGTGGGGGACGGGTGGGCGCTCGCGTTCAAGATGGAGAGCCACAACCACCCTTCCGCCGTCGAACCCTACGAGGGGGCTGCTACGGGCGTCGGCGGCATCATCCGCGACATCCTGGCGATGGGCGCGCGGCCGGTGGCGCTGCTCGATTCCCTGCGCTTCGGACCGTTGGGGGAGGAGAGGAACCGCTACCTGTTCAGGGAGGTAGTGCGGGGCATCGGCGGCTACGGGAACGCCGTGGGGGTGCCGACCGTTGGCGGAGAGGTCGAGTTTTCGCCGGCCTACTCGGGGAACCCTCTCGTCAACGCGATGTGCGTCGGGCTCATCCGGGTCGAGGACCTGATGCGCTCCCGCGCCACGGGCGAGGGGAACGCCGTCGTCCTGCTCGGCTCGAAGACGGGCCGCGACGGCATCCACGGGGCCACCTTCGCCTCGGACGAGCTCACCGAGGAGTCCGAGTCCAGGCGCTCGAACGTACAGGTCGGGGACCCGTTCGCCGAGAAGATGCTCATAGAGTGCTGCCTGGAGTTGCTCAAGCAGGACTTGCTCGTCTCACTGCAGGATCTCGGGGCCGCCGGCATTACCTCCTCGGCCTCCGAGATGGCCGCGAGTGGCGGGGTCGGGATCGACATCGAGGTCGAGAAGGTGCCGAGGCGCGAGACGGGGATGGAGCCGTGGGAGGTCATGATCTCCGAGTCCCAGGAACGGATGCTCGCCGTCGTCGAGCCCGAGAGGGTCGATGAGGCGCTGGCCCTGGCCGAGCGCTACGGCATCGGCGGCACCGTCGTCGGGCGCGTCGCGGGCCACGGCGACCTTCGCGTGGTCGAGAACGGCGAGGTCGTGGGAACCGTCCCGGCCGAACACCTCGCCGACGCCCCCGTCTACGAGCGGGAGGTCGTCAGGCCGGCGTACCTGGACGAGGTCCAGGAGTTCGACGTGGCGGAGATCCCCGAGCCCGAGGACTACAACGAGGTCTTGCTCAAGATGCTCTCGCATCCGAACCTGCGGTCTCGCCGGTCCATCTACAGCCAGTACGACCACCAGGTCGGCACGGACACCGTCGTCCTGCCCGGTGCCGACGCCGCCGTCATGCGGATCAAGGGCACGAAGCGAGGCTTCGCCGTCACCACCGACGGCCGTGGACGCCACTGTTACCTCGACCCTCGCGGCGGCGGGGCGGCCACCGTCGCCGAGGCGTACAGGAACCTCTCGTGCGTGGGGGCGGAGCCGGTGGCTGTCACCGACTGCCTCAACTTCGGCAGCCCCGAAAAGCGAGCGGGCTACTACCAGCTCGCCGAGTGCATCGAGGGGATGTCCGAGGCGTGCGAGGCGTTCGGGACGCCCGTCGTGAGCGGGAACGTCAGCCTCTTCAACGAGACGGACCGGGGACCTATCTACCCGACGCCAACGGTCGGCATGGTTGGCGTCTTCGAGGACGTGAGTCGTTACGCGACGCCCGGCTTCAAGCGGGAGGGGGACATCGTGGTCGCCATCGGTCGGGGCTGGCGGGCCTCGCTCGCCGGTTCGGATTACCTGGAGATAGCCAACGAGAGAGCAGTCGGGGTGCCTCCAGCCCCCGACCTGGCCTCCGAGAAAAGGTACGCGGATCTCGTGCGGCATCTGATATCTGAGGGGATGATAGACACCGCGCACGACGTCTCCGCCGGCGGCGAGATCGTCGCCCTGGCCGAGATGGCGCTCGCGGGCGGCCTCGGAATAGACTACGAAGAGGTAGAGGTCGAGCCGCTGGTCGGTGGCAAGGGTGGCGGCAGGGCGGACGTGGGGCTGTTCGGCGAAAACGGCCTGAGTTTCATCGTCGCCGTGCCGGAAGAGCGGTGGGTCGCCCTGCAAAACGCCTTGCGTGACGTACCCTACGACAGCATCGCCCGCGTGGGCGGCGACCGCCTGATCCTCCCCGGCCTGATAGACGTCGGAATCGACGAGTTGAGGGAGGCCTACGGACAGGATCTCTTCGGCATCCCGGGCGAGGTCGTTGGCGGATCGGAGGCGGTCGGATGA
- a CDS encoding cupin domain-containing protein, giving the protein MNPEKVNLEQKLSRFDEHWSPKVVGELNGQHVKLVKLLGEFVWHHHDEEDELFLVVGGRFRMEYRDREEWIEPGEFVVVPRGVEHRPVAEEEAHVMLFEPASTVNTGSAGGGMTVADLDRI; this is encoded by the coding sequence ATGAACCCGGAGAAGGTAAACCTTGAGCAGAAGCTCTCGCGCTTCGACGAGCACTGGAGCCCGAAAGTAGTGGGCGAGTTGAACGGGCAGCACGTGAAGCTGGTGAAGCTTCTGGGAGAGTTCGTCTGGCACCACCACGATGAGGAGGACGAGCTGTTCCTGGTGGTGGGGGGCCGGTTTCGGATGGAGTACCGGGATCGGGAAGAGTGGATCGAGCCGGGGGAGTTCGTGGTGGTGCCGCGCGGGGTGGAGCACAGGCCGGTCGCCGAGGAAGAGGCGCACGTTATGCTCTTCGAGCCGGCTTCTACGGTAAACACCGGGAGCGCCGGCGGCGGGATGACCGTGGCGGATCTGGACAGGATCTAG
- the purF gene encoding amidophosphoribosyltransferase, which produces MQQDYRDTDGKPKEACGVFGIYSRELAGELSQRTYFGLYALQHRGQESAGIAISDGERTTAFRDMGLVSQVFDGPRLAALESGHIALGHVRYSTTGSASWENAQPEFVGRGEVNVAVAHNGNLVNAKSLREELAEEGFKFNSTSDTTYIAAAAVRELERGRSVGEAVREAMHRLSGAYSVAMIFRDKLVAFRDPHGFRPLAIGRIDGGYAVSSETCGLDIIGAEFLREVEPGEVVVMDDDGLTSFRSESPRRALCVFEYVYFARPDSRFDGSEVAGSRHRMGELLADEAPVEADVVIPVPDSGMMAAIGYSQRSGIPYAEGLIKNRYVGRTFIQPSDGMRQLGIRLKLNPLPSVIEGRRVVVVDDSIVRGNTSRKLVELLFEAGAKEVHFRVSSPPITGPCYYGIDMDSPDQLVGANYTVGEIREQIGATTLAYLSTDAMVAATEQPKDRLCRACFDGEYPTTGTSEKFALENRTHHATIPSR; this is translated from the coding sequence TTGCAGCAGGACTACCGCGATACGGACGGCAAGCCGAAGGAGGCGTGCGGGGTCTTCGGGATCTACTCCCGCGAGCTGGCCGGCGAGCTGTCCCAGCGCACGTACTTCGGCCTCTACGCCCTCCAACACCGGGGCCAGGAGTCGGCCGGCATCGCGATCTCGGACGGCGAGCGGACCACCGCCTTCAGGGACATGGGCCTCGTCTCCCAGGTCTTCGACGGCCCGCGCCTCGCCGCGTTGGAGTCCGGCCACATCGCCCTCGGCCACGTCCGCTACTCGACGACGGGCTCCGCGTCGTGGGAGAATGCCCAGCCGGAGTTCGTGGGCCGCGGCGAGGTGAACGTCGCCGTCGCCCACAACGGGAACCTGGTAAACGCGAAGTCCTTGCGGGAGGAGCTGGCCGAGGAGGGGTTCAAGTTCAACTCGACCTCGGACACGACGTACATCGCGGCGGCGGCGGTGAGGGAGCTGGAGCGCGGCCGCTCCGTCGGGGAGGCGGTGCGGGAGGCGATGCACCGGCTGAGCGGTGCCTACTCCGTGGCCATGATCTTCCGGGACAAACTGGTCGCCTTCCGCGACCCGCACGGCTTCCGCCCGCTCGCCATCGGACGGATCGACGGCGGATACGCCGTCTCCAGCGAGACGTGCGGCCTGGACATCATAGGCGCCGAGTTCCTGCGCGAGGTGGAACCCGGCGAGGTCGTGGTCATGGACGACGACGGGCTCACGAGCTTTCGCTCGGAGAGCCCGCGCCGCGCGTTGTGCGTCTTCGAGTACGTGTACTTCGCCCGGCCGGACTCCCGCTTCGACGGCAGCGAGGTGGCGGGCAGCCGCCACCGGATGGGGGAGCTGCTCGCGGACGAGGCGCCGGTCGAGGCGGACGTGGTGATCCCGGTTCCAGATTCCGGGATGATGGCCGCCATCGGCTATTCGCAGCGGAGCGGCATCCCCTACGCGGAAGGCCTCATAAAGAACCGCTACGTCGGCAGGACGTTTATCCAGCCGTCCGACGGGATGCGCCAGCTCGGCATCAGGCTGAAACTGAACCCGCTGCCGTCCGTGATCGAGGGCAGGCGGGTCGTCGTGGTCGACGACTCCATCGTGCGCGGGAACACTAGCCGCAAGCTCGTCGAACTCCTCTTCGAGGCTGGGGCCAAGGAGGTCCACTTCCGGGTCTCCTCGCCGCCGATCACGGGCCCCTGCTACTACGGCATAGACATGGACAGCCCCGATCAGCTCGTCGGCGCCAACTACACGGTGGGGGAGATACGCGAGCAGATCGGGGCAACCACCCTCGCCTACCTCTCCACCGACGCGATGGTCGCGGCCACCGAGCAACCGAAGGACCGCCTCTGCCGCGCCTGCTTCGACGGGGAGTACCCGACGACCGGCACCTCCGAGAAGTTCGCCCTCGAAAACCGGACACACCACGCGACCATCCCGAGCCGGTGA
- a CDS encoding GNAT family N-acetyltransferase, producing MTPATAKTLTIRRYRPGDREAVRNLHDEALNEVGAHLGSGPWDEDLDAIESVYLEGGGEFLVGTLEGKVVAMGALLRTSDERAQVTRMRVSPNLQGRGIGQELLDRLHGRAAELGYASLHLDTTAQQVAAQRLYEKNGYRETGRGTVGPFRCLYYERETGA from the coding sequence GTGACGCCCGCGACCGCCAAGACCCTCACCATCCGCCGCTACCGGCCGGGCGACCGCGAGGCCGTGCGTAACCTGCACGACGAAGCCCTGAACGAGGTGGGCGCCCACCTCGGGAGCGGACCGTGGGACGAAGACCTCGACGCCATCGAATCCGTCTACCTGGAGGGCGGCGGCGAGTTCCTCGTCGGCACCCTCGAAGGGAAGGTCGTCGCGATGGGCGCGTTGCTGCGCACCTCGGACGAACGGGCCCAGGTGACGCGCATGAGGGTCTCCCCGAACCTCCAGGGAAGGGGCATCGGCCAGGAACTTCTCGACAGGCTCCACGGCCGCGCCGCCGAGCTCGGCTACGCATCACTCCACCTGGATACCACCGCGCAGCAGGTGGCCGCCCAACGCCTCTACGAGAAGAACGGCTACCGGGAGACGGGCCGGGGGACGGTCGGGCCGTTCCGTTGCCTCTACTACGAGAGGGAGACCGGTGCCTGA
- the purM gene encoding phosphoribosylformylglycinamidine cyclo-ligase, which translates to MPEGPGSYESAGVSIERGERAVDLMRSAVERTQGREVIGGAGGFAGLYALAGLREPVLASTIDGIGTKVLVARHLERYDSLGADIVNHCANDVLATGARPLFFLDYVGTGRLDPEAVAALVRGAAEACGELGISLIGGETAEMPGLYGEGDFDVVGVCTGACERGDVVTGEGVRPGGAVIGLPSSGLHTNGYTLARKVLQDAGLSYDDAPRSLGRTVGEAYLEPHRAYVGEILALREELEVRGMAHITGGGLVGNLPRALGGLGAELDAGSWQEPPVFGLIRSLGNVPEDEMRRVFNLGVGFCAVVAPDGVEKAVEALRTAGRAAWKIGTVVEEPGVRFA; encoded by the coding sequence GTGCCTGAAGGTCCGGGTTCCTACGAGTCTGCCGGGGTCTCCATCGAGCGCGGGGAGCGGGCCGTGGACCTCATGCGCTCGGCCGTCGAGAGGACCCAGGGCCGGGAGGTGATCGGGGGCGCCGGCGGCTTCGCCGGCCTCTACGCCCTCGCCGGCCTCAGAGAACCCGTACTCGCCTCCACTATCGACGGCATAGGCACGAAGGTTCTAGTCGCCAGGCATCTCGAACGCTACGATTCTCTGGGTGCTGACATCGTGAACCACTGCGCGAACGACGTGCTCGCCACGGGCGCACGCCCCCTCTTCTTCCTGGACTACGTGGGGACGGGCAGGCTCGACCCGGAGGCCGTCGCGGCGCTGGTTCGGGGGGCGGCGGAGGCGTGCGGCGAACTCGGGATCTCTCTTATAGGAGGAGAGACGGCCGAGATGCCTGGCCTCTACGGCGAGGGGGACTTCGACGTGGTCGGCGTGTGCACCGGGGCCTGCGAGCGCGGGGACGTCGTTACCGGGGAGGGCGTGCGTCCGGGGGGCGCCGTGATCGGGCTCCCGAGCAGCGGCCTCCACACCAACGGCTACACCCTCGCCCGCAAGGTCTTGCAGGACGCGGGACTCTCGTACGACGACGCGCCGCGGTCGCTGGGCCGCACCGTCGGCGAGGCGTACCTGGAGCCGCACCGGGCCTACGTCGGCGAGATCCTGGCCCTGCGCGAAGAGCTGGAGGTAAGGGGGATGGCGCACATCACCGGGGGCGGGCTCGTCGGGAACCTGCCCCGCGCGCTCGGCGGCCTGGGCGCGGAGCTTGATGCTGGCTCCTGGCAGGAGCCGCCGGTGTTCGGACTTATAAGATCCCTCGGCAACGTCCCCGAGGACGAGATGCGTCGCGTCTTCAACCTCGGCGTCGGCTTCTGCGCGGTAGTCGCCCCGGATGGTGTCGAAAAGGCCGTCGAGGCGCTCCGGACCGCCGGACGCGCGGCGTGGAAGATAGGTACCGTCGTCGAAGAGCCGGGCGTCCGGTTTGCCTGA
- the purN gene encoding phosphoribosylglycinamide formyltransferase — protein sequence MPEELPQGSRFAVLASGSGSNLQALLDAYPANVAVVAGDKRDAFAFERARRAGIPAEHVDPTGYTSRDDFDRELAERVAAHDVELVVGAGYMRVLSPAFLELFPAVLNVHPSLLPEFRGLRAVERALEAGVAETGVTVHFMVEEVDAGPVVAQEAVPVLPGETKESLLERLHPVEHRLLVRAVADFFWGKVAV from the coding sequence TTGCCTGAGGAGTTGCCGCAGGGCTCCCGCTTCGCGGTGCTCGCCTCGGGGTCCGGGTCGAACCTCCAGGCCCTGCTCGACGCCTACCCCGCGAACGTCGCGGTGGTGGCCGGGGACAAACGGGACGCCTTCGCCTTCGAGCGGGCGCGGCGGGCCGGCATCCCGGCTGAACACGTGGACCCAACAGGCTACACGAGCAGGGACGACTTCGACCGGGAACTCGCCGAACGGGTGGCGGCCCACGACGTGGAGTTGGTGGTAGGCGCCGGGTACATGCGCGTCCTCTCGCCCGCTTTTTTGGAGCTCTTCCCTGCTGTCCTAAACGTGCACCCGTCGCTGCTGCCCGAGTTCCGGGGGTTGCGTGCCGTGGAGCGGGCGCTCGAGGCGGGGGTCGCCGAGACGGGCGTTACGGTCCACTTCATGGTCGAGGAGGTGGACGCCGGGCCGGTCGTTGCGCAGGAGGCGGTGCCGGTCTTGCCGGGGGAGACGAAGGAGAGCCTGCTGGAGCGGCTGCACCCGGTCGAGCACAGGCTGCTCGTGCGGGCGGTCGCTGACTTTTTCTGGGGAAAGGTGGCTGTATGA